A stretch of Oncorhynchus gorbuscha isolate QuinsamMale2020 ecotype Even-year linkage group LG24, OgorEven_v1.0, whole genome shotgun sequence DNA encodes these proteins:
- the LOC124013322 gene encoding uncharacterized protein LOC124013322: MAETVLSLFDYREPPTLDSDGEGTKPAPTPRGRGCGRKRKGTPVKVCDRVFVTEDEEDSSEHSYCPGDGKEAAENKRPTLDGPCYINDPAQICSGSLELGEEGSSGGRGAAVMYPPPPNCRIREVHCGSQVRLVVIAIRDITKGEEITVDYSLTEWGDNTMGFRGTVSPGRYECLSDPENNSIKKEEESVPPSLSAQDYLTPSWPLSPSSSPLSHSNASDSDPQNEGGEDGKDHPSQDVPGPPPSPLHIAPSPSPPPPSSSSSTSPRPSLFKSPAPLGPNTTANISINIARGVGMGVPPQKLSCAYCGRHFRSLGRHLDKHHPNQPEIRAALIERFMPHLAAAHAAHHAQSEQQPLSSSAASGAEQNSHKPPQGGAAAAALSLSPQRPSATTAQSPSSAVGRNSSPLVLTPPRGRSAVAVSVLKRSPPPVAVTPPRKAGLRKVKKEKEEEEEENDLVEVAVARPKEEAEAACPHVFQQTPKEVERLPKEDENEEEEEERGMMEDDSGAEEKEKELLSSGRLHMLPLLSSLSSLVLYLRRLQHSAFLSLSRQLQSAEAWRLLCHSSLALLILYNRRRECEVSKLVIAEYRARVTPQCPVPVPPGAPPALTPLEASLSPFERLVLPHLPRVGVQGKRGRVQPLILPPHCEPCLELLLQTRQDVGVDPQNPYVFARPYHSPATPLRGTDLLRSLARSSGTRNPRALTQTRVRRQVAILTQLLLLGEGEEPGQPGGNAIERLEHFLEREYHVTQSCGGIGQDPGLMGRVGRVVLCGERDGVLFRGMSLHHICLELDVMSGNSADSYSDGDSDVEGGKEKGEVAPPSLLMVRKGRTNGRTPRARKLKVPPSSALPLSPSLPGRRRGSGKRGVLKRPWSDAERAAVEEHLTSNIAELRVPAKADCERCLQSCPLLVTNRRDWRAIKFYCHNRIQLLKKNQRREDDGTPIMVC, translated from the exons ATGGCGGAGACCGTACTCTCGCTCTTCGACTACCGGGAGCCACCGACACTGGACAGCGACGGAGAGGGAACCAAACCGGCGCCGACGCCTCGGGG ACGCGGTTGTGGGAGGAAAAGGAAGGGAACGCCGGTGAAAGTGTGCGACCGAGTCTTTGTcacagaggatgaggaggacagCTCCGAACACAGCTActgtccag GTGATGGTAAGGAGGCTGCAGAGAACAAACGACCAACACTGGATGGACCATGTTACATCAATGACCCTGCTCAGATCTG CAGTGGGTCTTTAGAGCTGGGTGAGGAGGGATCCAGCGGGGGCAGGGGGGCGGCGGTGATGTACCCCCCTCCTCCAAACTGCCGCATCCGCGAGGTACACTGTGGGAGCCAGGTGCGCCTGGTCGTCATAGCTATCCGAGACATCACCAAAGGAGAGGAGATCACCGTTGACTACAGCCTGACCGAGTGGGGAGACAACACTATG GGTTTCCGTGGTACGGTGTCTCCAGGGAGATATGAGTGTCTCTCCGACCCTGAGAACAACAGTATCAAAAAG GAGGAAGAGTCcgtgcccccctctctctcagcccagGACTACCTCACCCCTTCCTGGcccctttccccctcttcctcccccctctcccactccaaTGCCAGCGACTCGGATCCCCAGAATGAGGGGGGCGAGGACGGGA AGGACCACCCCTCACAGGACGTCCCCGGGCCGCCCCCCTCTCCACTTCATATCGCCccctcaccttctccccctcctccctcctcctcctcctccacctctcctcgcCCTTCTCTGTTCAAATCCCCTGCTCCATTGGGGCCCAACACGACGGCGAACATCAGTATTAACATCGCCAGGGGGGTTGGCATGGGCGTGCCCCCGCAGAAGCTGAGCTGCGCTTACTGCGGGCGTCACTTCCGCTCACTGGGGCGCCACCTGGACAAACACCACCCCAACCAGCCCGAGATCCGCGCCGCGCTTATCGAGCGATTTATGCCCCACCTGGCGGCCGCACACGCCGCACACCACGCTCAGTCCGAGCAGCAACCTCTGTCATCATCGGCGGCGTCAGGAGCGGAGCAAAATTCCCACAAGCCACCACAGGGGGGCGCCGCAGCCGCTgcgctctccctgtctcctcaacGTCCCTCCGCCACCACCGCCCAGTCCCCTTCCTCTGCCGTCGGGAGAAACTCCTCCCCCCTGGTGTTGACACCGCCCCGAGGACGCAGTGCCGTGGCCGTGTCCGTTCTGAAGAGAAGCCCGCCCCCGGTGGCTGTGACCCCGCCCAGAAAGGCGGGACTGCGCAAAGTGAAGAaggaaaaagaggaggaggaagaggagaacgaCCTGGTGGAAGTGGCGGTTGCGAGGCCCAAAGAAGAGGCAGAGGCGGCTTGTCCCCACGTCTTTCAGCAGACGCCCAAAGAGGTGGAGCGGCTGCCTAAAGAGGATGaaaatgaagaagaggaggaggagagaggaatgatgGAAGACGACAGTGGAGccgaagagaaggagaaggagttgTTAAG ttcgGGCCGTCTCCACAtgctgcccctcctctcctccctgtcttcccTGGTTCTCTACCTCCGCAGGCTCCAGCACTCTgccttcctctccctgtcccgcCAGCTCCAATCTGCCGAGGCCTGGCGCCTCCTGTGCCACTCCTCCCTCGCCCTGCTCATCCTCTACAATCGTCGCCGTGAGTGCGAGGTCTCCAAACTGGTCATAGCCGAATACCGCGCCCGTGTCACCCCCCAGTGCCCCGTGCCGGTGCCCCCCGGCGCCCCACCCGCCCTCACACCCCTGGAGGCATCGCTTTCGCCCTTTGAGCGTCTCGTGCTTCCGCATTTGCCTCGAGTAGGTGTCCAGGGCAAACGAGGAAGAGTCCAGCCTCTAATCCTGCCACCGCACTGCGAACCATGTCTGGAACTCCTCCTCCAGACCAGGCAAGATGTCGGCGTCGATCCCCAGAACCCGTACGTTTTCGCCCGGCCGTACCACTCTCCAGCCACCCCCCTCCGGGGCACCGACCTCCTCCGGAGTCTGGCCCGCTCCAGCGGCACCCGGAACCCCCGCGCCCTCACCCAGACGCGCGTCCGGCGCCAGGTCGCCATCTTGACGCAGCTGCTATTGCTCGGCGAGGGGGAGGAGCCAGGACAGCCGGGCGGGAACGCCATAGAGCGCCTGGAACACTTCCTGGAGCGCGAGTACCACGTGACGCAGAGCTGCGGCGGGATTGGCCAGGACCCGGGGCTGATGGGTAGAGTGGGGCGCGTGGTGCTGTGCGGGGAGAGAGACGGCGTGCTGTTCCGGGGGATGAGCCTCCACCACATCTGTCTAGAGCTTGACG TGATGTCAGGCAACTCGGCCGACTCGTACTCGGACGGCGACTCTGACGTCgaaggggggaaggagaagggCGAGGTGGCCCCTCCCAGCCTGCTGATGGTGAGGAAGGGCAGGACTAACGGTAGGACGCCGCGTGCCAGGAAACTCAAGGTCCCGCCCTCCTCCGCAttgcccctctccccctcactccccggCCGCAGGAGAGGCTCAG GCAAACGCGGCGTCCTCAAGCGCCCGTGGTCAGACGCGGAGCGCGCCGCCGTGGAGGAGCACCTGACCTCCAACATCGCCGAGCTGCGCGTGCCCGCCAAGGCCGACTGCGAGCGCTGCCTGCAGAGCTGCCCGCTGCTGGTCACCAACCGGCGCGACTGGCGGGCCATCAAATTCTACTGTCACAACCGCATCCAGCTGCTCAAGAAGAACCAGCGGCGCGAGGACGACGGGACGCCAATCATGGTGTGCTGA